AAAATCCAGAGGTAGAACGATGAGTTGCTGTGCAGCCCGCCCAGTCCGAGTCTGAGAATATTGTTAACGAGATGGAGGAATTTCTGTAGAGCTGCAATCCATGAGCAGGAGTTCCTTTAAGATAGCGGAAGATTCGCTTAACAGCTTGAATATGAATAAGTCGAGGTTGGTGCAGAAATTGTGAAGCCATATTCACAGCATATTGTATATCCGTTCGTGTAAAGGATAAATATTGAAGACTTCTAACCATTTGGCGATACATAGAAGAATCATCAAGGAGTGGTGTAGCTACAGAATGCCAATCAAGCTTACTGTAAAGAGGGGGTTGGACAGGCTTAACTTCGGCTAAAtcaaaatgatgcaaaaggtttGATATATATTGTCGCTGCAACAGAAGAACCCCATCAGTGTTGTGAACTATCTCCACGCCTAAAAAATAATGAAGGGAACCAAGATCTTTCATTGCAAATTCAGACTTCATGGATGCTATAAACTCTGAAACAAGCATCTTTGAGGATCCAAAAATAACAATGTCGTCAACATAAATAAGAAGGATAAAAATAGCCCCGTCTTGGCGAAAAATAAACATACTGTGATCTGAGGTAGATTGCTTAAAACCAAGGTCCAAAAGATAAGTCGCAAGTCGAGTAAACCACACCCTAGGAGATTGTTTCAATCCATAAATGGCGCGACTTAGCTTACACACATGTTGTGGATAATCAGGATGTTCAAAACCTCTGGGTTGCCGCATATAAACAACTTCATTTAGCTCTCCATGTAAAAATGCATTAGATACATCTAGTTGATGCATACACCAATAATTAAGAAGAGCCAATGATAACACTAGACGAACAATGCTTAACCTGATCACATGAGCAAAAGTCTCTGTATAATCTAAATCGGGTTGTTGATAAAAGCCTTGTGCAACCAAACGAGGTTCGAAACGGTCGATAGAGCCATTAGGACCATATTTAATCCAATATACCTATTTATTTCCTACAATATTCACATTGGGAGGTGGAGGAAATAATGTCCATGTATGATTTTGCAGTAGAGCATTAAACTCTTCACTCATTGCATTGAGCCACCTAGAGTCTTTTGATACTTGTGTGAAGCATG
The nucleotide sequence above comes from Lycium barbarum isolate Lr01 chromosome 3, ASM1917538v2, whole genome shotgun sequence. Encoded proteins:
- the LOC132630259 gene encoding uncharacterized mitochondrial protein AtMg00810-like, with the protein product MHQLDVSNAFLHGELNEVVYMRQPRGFEHPDYPQHVCKLSRAIYGLKQSPRVWFTRLATYLLDLGFKQSTSDHSMFIFRQDGAIFILLIYVDDIVIFGSSKMLVSEFIASMKSEFAMKDLGSLHYFLGVEIVHNTDGVLLLQRQYISNLLHHFDLAEVKPVQPPLYSKLDWHSVATPLLDDSSMYRQMVRSLQYLSFTRTDIQYAVNMASQFLHQPRLIHIQAVKRIFRYLKGTPAHGLQLYRNSSISLTIFSDSDWAGCTATHRSTSGFCTLLGNNLISWSTMKQPTVSRSSTEAKYRALTVATADATWLQFLL